A genomic region of Raphanus sativus cultivar WK10039 chromosome 6, ASM80110v3, whole genome shotgun sequence contains the following coding sequences:
- the LOC108834711 gene encoding citrate synthase 3, peroxisomal has protein sequence MDTSERVRARLAVLSAHLTSANNPYESGPPAIERWSTSADISAPPHGSLKGALTVVDERTGKKYQVPVSDDGTVKAVDLRKISTGKEDKGIKLYDPGYLNTAPVRSSISYIDGDEGILRYRGYPIEEMAENSTFLEVAYLLMYGNLPSESQLSDWEFAVSQHSAVPQGVLDIIQSMPHDAHPMGVLVSAMSALSIFHPDANPALRGQDIYDSKQVRDKQIIRIIGKAPTIAAAAYLRMAGRPPVLPSGSLSYAENFLYMLDSMGNRSYKPNPRLARVLDILFILHAEHEMNCSTAAARHLASSGVDVYTAVAGAVGALYGPLHGGANEAVLKMLSEIGSVENIPEFIEGVKNRKRKMSGFGHRVYKNYDPRAKVIKKLADEVFSIVGRDPLIEVAVALEKAALSDDYFVERKLYPNVDFYSGLIYRAMGFPPEFFTVLFAIPRMAGYLSHWKESLDDPDTKIMRPQQVYTGVWLRHYTPVRERVGTDESKDSDKLGQVSTSNASRRRLAGSSA, from the exons ATGGATACATCAGAGAGAGTTAGAGCTCGATTAGCTGTCCTCTCGGCGCACTTGACGTCAGCTAATAACCCCTACGAGTCAGGACCTCCAGCTATCGAGCGATGGTCCACGTCAGCGGATATAAGTGCTCCACCGCATGGATCCTTGAAGGGAGCCTTGACGGTAGTCGACGAGCGCACAGGGAAGAAGTATCAGGTTCCGGTCTCGGATGATGGTACCGTTAAAGCCGTTGATCTCAGGAAG ATTTCGACGGGGAAGGAGGACAAAGGGATTAAACTATACGATCCTGGTTACTTGAACACGGCTCCTGTTCGGTCTTCGATTTCTTACATAGATGGAGATGAAGGGATCCTACGTTATCGTGGGTATCCAATAGAGGAAATGGCTGAGAACAGTACTTTTCTCGAGGTTGCATATCTTCTGA TGTATGGGAATCTGCCTTCTGAAAGTCAGCTATCTGATTGGGAGTTTGCTGTTTCTCAGCATTCAGCTGTGCCTCAAGGAGTTTTG GATATAATACAGTCAATGCCTCACGATGCACACCCCATGGGAGTTCTAGTGAGTGCAATGAGTGCGCTTTCCATCTTTCACCCTGATGCTAATCCTGCGCTCAGG GGTCAGGATATCTATGACTCAAAACAAGTTAGAGATAAGCAAATTATTCGCATTATTGGAAAGGCGCCAACTATTGCAGCAGCTGCTTACTTGAGGATGGCAGGGAGGCCTCCCGTTCTTCCTTCAGGAAGCCTTTCTTATGCTGAGAACTTCCTCTATATGCTCGATTCCAT GGGAAACCGATCCTACAAACCTAACCCTCGGCTGGCTCGGGTACTGGACATCCTCTTCATATTACATGCGGAGCATGAAATGAACTGCTCCACCGCTGCTGCTCGGCATCTTGCCTCTAG TGGTGTTGATGTGTACACTGCTGTTGCTGGAGCTGTGGGTGCGCTTTATGGTCCACTTCACGGCGGTGCAAACGAG GCTGTGCTTAAGATGTTGTCAGAGATTGGGAGTGTTGAAAACATTCCAGAGTTCATAGAGGGTGTTAAAAACAG gaagaggaagatgtcTGGTTTTGGACACCGTGTGTACAAAAACTATGACCCAAGAGCTAAAGTCATCAAAAAGCTAGCGGATGAAGTGTTCTCCATTGTTGGAAGGGATCCTCTTATTGAAGTAGCCGTTGCTCTTGAGAAGGCAGCTCTTTCGGATGATTACTTTGTTGAGAGAAAGCTTTATCCAAATGTTGATTTCTACTCTGGACTAATATACAG GGCAATGGGGTTTCCACCAGAGTTCTTCACTGTCTTGTTTGCTATTCCTCGCATGGCTGGATACTTGTCGCATTGGAAAGAGTCGCTAGATGATCCTGACACCAAGATCATGAGGCCACAACAG GTGTACACAGGCGTGTGGCTTAGGCATTACACACCAGTTAGAGAGAGGGTGGGGACGGATGAGTCGAAGGATTCAGACAAGTTGGGTCAAGTCTCGACTTCCAATGCATCAAGAAGACGTTTGGCTGGATCTTCAGCTTAG